The sequence below is a genomic window from Oncorhynchus nerka isolate Pitt River linkage group LG7, Oner_Uvic_2.0, whole genome shotgun sequence.
cggtagtgtatatttaaaagtatgtggacaccccttcaaattagtggatttggctatttcagccattgctgacaggtgtataaaatcgagcacacagccatacaatctccatagggaacattggcagtagaatggcccgtaccgAAGAGctgagtgactttcaacgtgattctgtcataggatgccacctttccaacaagtcaatttgttaaatttctgccctgttagagctgccccggtcaactgtaagttgttattgtgaagtggaaacatctatgaacaacaacagctcagctaccaagtggtaggccacacaagctcacagaacgagaccgccaagtgctgaagtgcATAGCGCATAGGAaattctgtcctcggttgcaacactcactaccgacttccaaactgccttgggaagcaacatcagcacaataactgttcatcgggagcattgtgaaatggttttccatggccgagcagccgcacacaagcctaagatcactgtgcgcaatgccaagcgttggctggagtggtgtaaagcttgccgccattggactctggagcagtggaaacacattcgctggagtgatgaatcacgcttcaccatctggcagtccgatgacGAATCTGCGTTTGGCGATTGccaagagaacgctacctgcctgaaatgcatagtgccaactgtaaagtttggcggagGAGGAATAAGGCACCTTAGTTCCAGcaaaagccctttcctgtttcagtgcGACAATGCCCCCGCGCACAAAGCGAGGTACATACAGAAACGGTTTgtcgatcggtgtggaagaactttactggcctgcacagagtcctgacctcaaccccatcgaacacctttgggataaattggaattcagtgagccaggcctaatcgcccaacatttaCGATTTTagtgtatttaattttcaataaaattGTGAATAGATGGGTGAGAAATCTATTTTAATAAATTTTGAATTCGGGTTGTAAcaaaaaatgtggaataagtaatGGTgtattaatactttctgaaggcactgtaggcctAGGAGTACGCAGAAGCATGTCTCTTACGGTCTTGCATTGCTTGTACATTAGCCAAAGTGTATTATTTATGTAGAGTTAATGTTATGTGTGTTCCATGAAAGGATGAGGAAGGTCAGGCCGGAGAACAGGcccgagaggagaggaggtggaacaAGAGAACCCAGCAGATGCTCCACGGCCTACAGGTATGTCATAGGAGAGCTTCTACAAGAGCACTAAGAACTGTACTAATTGTTGTGACTCGCCAAGTGAACAACTCCAACATTTCTAACCAGAACCGGGTCTTTAACCGTGACGcacctgttctctccctcccttcaacaGAGGGTGATGGCCAAGACGGGGGCCCAGCAAATTAGCCTGCTGGATCTGTGCAGGAACAACAACAAGAAGCAGGCTGCCGCCAAGTTCTACAGCTTCCTGGTTCTAAAGAAGCAGCAGGCGGTGGAGCTCAACCAGACAGAGCACTACAGCGACATCATCGCCACCCCTGGAGCCCGCTTCCACCTAATCTAGACTCGACACTGGCTGCTTTTACTCTAAAACTGTTGTTTTGTATAGAATGTTATTTAGTTCTCTAACACTGTGcatatacatttatttttatttttatacctacgctgaacaaaaatataaatacaaccgGCAACATTTtaaaatctatggatttcacacgactgggcaggggcgctgggcctgagagggcataggcctacccactggggagccacgTCCAGCcaattagtttttccccacaaaagggctttattatagacagaaataCTTCTCAGCACATCCCCCcacccgcaggtgaagaagcctgggctggtgtggctccacctggtctgtggttgtgaggccggttggaagtactgccaaattctctaaaatgacgatGTGCATAAAACGACTTATGGTAGAAAAATGTGTATTGAATTCtttggcaacagctttggtggacattcctgcagtcaacatgccaattgcacgctccctcaaaacttgagacattgtgttatgtgacaaaactgcacattttagtgggcttttattgtccccagcacacagtggacatgtgtaatgatcatgctgtttaatcagtttcttgatatgccatgcCTGCCAGGtagaaatgctcaccaacagcgatgtaaacaaatttgtgcccaaAATTGGAGAAATAgtttttttgtgcgtatggaaaatgtctgggaactctttcagctcgtgaaacatgggaccaacattttacatgttgtgtttatattttttgttcagtatgtgcttttttgtcttgagatgttatttttgtttttaaattgAAAGGTCAAGTGGCGGTTGGTGGGGGGATGAAGTCATTGAATGTCATGATTGGTGGGATTATTGTATGCCTCCTGTCTTTGGCTTTTGTTATCCAATGAAAGCTCTATGTTTTGATAGAATGTGAGCGATAATCCAATCATGTGTTGCATTCAGAGGTTCCATTTCCCTCCCATAAAAAAAAGTTCTCATGTTTTATACCCTTTAGTGAAAAGAAGCGTGTAGTACTGGGCAAGTTTCTGAAACACACCAGCAATCTTATCTTGAAGACCAACGGTAGCTTAGTAGTTTCAAGCATTCCAATGGGTTTGTTTTTTAATTCTGTGTTTACAAGTGCTTGTGTCTCTTGACTGTACTTTATATTTTCAAATGTCTGACATTTAAAatgtctctgttgttgtggtgaTTTGAGGATCATGTAGATTTTAAAAATAATTACTCTTTATTGCATGCTCCATTTTGAAATATACTTTATTCCAATTAATTGCTCCATTGTCCATACTGTGACAATGAAAATACTCGTATCAACTATCTAATGCAGATGTTAATGGTTTGGTCAGATTTAGACTTAAACGCTGCATCTTTCACATCATATTTTGAAGCCATTGTCATTTTCAGCACTCTAACTTTCAAGACAACTCAGCCCAGTGGGTGTCAGGAAACTACATTTAATTCAAATTTGATGCAGCTGAATGTCAAGAAATCTCTGGTATATAGAAAACTTTAATTTGGTATTCATTAATTAAAAGTTTTGATGGAAACTTGCATAGGTGTTTAGACTCGTTGCGACAGTCATTCTTGAATACGCTATTGCTCGTCTTATCATGGTTCATAGCTGCAGACAAGTAGTTCTGACCATCCTTTACAATGAATGCATTGTTTTGATATCCATGGACTCCCTCTGAAATTGTATATGATGTAATGTTTCAGTGCATCCCCTTTTAAACTATGTGCCAGTAAACTTGCATTTTCCTTTTTGTATAAAACCCAAAATGATATATTGTAGATACTGTTGCTAAAATGTGTTCTAAATCAGATATTTGATGCCATGCTTGTAGTCCTGAGCCCCAGCAGCTGATGTACGTTTTCTAATAAAATTAATACTGGTTCATGTCAATGACGATCCTTTTCATAGCTGGTTCATTAAGCCAGCAAACTGGGTATAATGGCTATGGACTTACTATAATAATGACTTAGAATATCAATACCTTCTGATGGTCAAaaactagattgtaaactgtttGAGGATACATTTTTAGAAACATGACATCATGAACGCAATACAAAGACTGAATTCATTGTGTGCTTCTTCAAAATATGTTCTCCAGACATTTGAAGTTGGATCTCTTGAATTCCAATGAGATGCCTTTGATCTGGCAAATCTGTTTAGTAGAGATATAAACAGTAATTTATCTATAAAAAGAGGTATACATTTACATTCAGCTGTTCAAATTTCAACCTTTGGGAGCCTTCTTCCCACCACACTAAGGGTTTGGGAGCGGTTTGAGGGATGGACCCTCGCCTCCCTCTGGCTTGCTGCGTTTCCTTTGACGGGTCCGTTTCTTCTTCTCAGTCTTAAGAGGCTGCGTCGGTggctgttttttcttcttctttaggCAGCTGAGCGGGTTGGGATTGGAGATTTTCCTCTTACGCTTCTTGCCCCGGCGCTCTCCATCCTGCCCGATCCCCTGCACCTCCTTCAGGCTGTTGATGCTCTGCTGCTGGGCTGGGGTGACCATCTCTCCCAGAGCCACAGCCTCCACATGGCTAACCGAGCATTGGCTGGGCTTGTCCAACACTATGGTGTTGACGATGATATACATAAGAGGCACGCCTGGGATCTTCTTCAGGCCTGCTGTCAGCTCTTGGTCCTAGAAATTGAACATCCGACATGAAGAGGTGAATCAAAAAATGTGGTATAGACTGAATGCATGCAGTTAGGTGGGCGGCACTATTGGTTGTTGATCCTGAGGTGACACATGCCAAAACCTACAACGCCTAGATAGGTAAAATacctatcagctaaccacatGGTCGTGTTCACCAGCTCAGATGTTGCATGCATCAAACAATGGTTGTGTAGCACGTCATCAAGGGCACCATATTGCTATAACATATGATATGGTtactttatttacctttatttgactaggcaagtcagttaagaacaaatttcttatttacaaatgattgtctaccctggccaaacccggacgaagctgggccaattgtgcgccgccctatggaactcccaatcacggctggatgtgatagtctggaatcgaaccaggaactgtagtgacgcctcttgcactgagatgcagtgccttagaccactgcgccactcgggagctgaTACAAATCCAGGtgttgtaagatctggcatgcaTCAGCAATGTCTAAGCAGAGGAACATGACCCCATGTTACAGCAATTTGGCAGTCAATGATGTGGCATGCAACCATCGGTTGATGCATGCAAGGTCTGAGCAGGGAAACAGGACCATTGATTGACCCAGGTAAGTAAAGGTATGACATAACACTTACCTGTGTGGCAACAAAGTAGTGGTGTGGATTGGTCCCTTCCAGCATGGAGAGCAGACACTCTGACGCAGAGACGGGGTTCTTGAAATGCTTGCAGTTCCTAACCTGATACCGCTGCAGGATGAGTTTGGCACCATAGAGGTCTTTCAGTGATTCGAGTTCCTTCAATGCACAACTGTAGGACATAAGGTTACAAAAAAACTGTCATTGGGTAAAACTCACGACAGTGTGACATTTACTACAACACCAAACCCCACTCACTTTGTAGTACAAAGTTGCACCTCCCCCATGAGGTATTTCGGCATCTGCTCTTTGATTTGGATCTTATTCTTCAGAGCCGCTTGGCAAAACGTCCCGTCGATGAGAATTTGAAAGGGCTCTCTAAAACTGAAGTTATGTTTGTAGAAATTGATGTTTTTCTTGGCTTTCTTTTGTCGTTTGATCGTCATTGTGACTAGTTCGCTAGCCCAAGAATGTACTAAAAATTACTTCCTGAAAAATCACACACAAATATCACTTAAATGGACGCAATTGCATTACGTATGTTCTGTAAATTTTCGTCAGTATCGGCTTACTAGTACACACGGATTCATAACCAATAAAATCAAATTGCTTGGAAAATATAAACACACGTTTCCTTGTTTGAGTAACAGCTGAATATGTTCGTCTGGAAACAAAACGTCAGAATCAAGActtctgtttcttcttcttctgtgggtTTTATGGCGGATTTACGACGCCAAAAGTTGCATTGTCGCCTCCAACTGGACGGGTTGAAAACCAAaacaagattttttttaaagaaaatccaTACGATATAGGGACACTAACTTAATCCACCCAAATAAAAATAGTATATTAACAAAAACAATACTCCCACTTCTTCCTTCTTTCAAATCTCCCTTCTCAGGCTCCATGTAACTCCTCCACCGAGAAATCTTTCAGTCCCAGGAACCGCTCCGCTGCATCCACAATTATATCTACATTCATGGACCTTCTCCCCACCATGGCAGTGCCATGAATCACCATAGCTATAAATGCCACAAAGTCCACCTTCTTAACCTTTAAAatgtcagggtcctgttggtgaAAGGCAACCCCTGCAGCCTGCAGTGAAGGCCTATGCAGCACCATGGACTCTTCAGGAGCACCAATCAAACCCTCAACTCTTTTAACAGTTGTTGCATATGACATGCTCTGGACAGCCCTGACTTTGGCCACCTCATTCTCTTTCGCCCTTGTCGGACAATCAAAAGATGTAGCTTCATGGTTCCCACCACAATTGCAACATGTCACATTTTCCTCACTTTTAAAACACATGATTTGATCTTTTCCACAACTTGGATATCTCGGCTTCTCCCTTCTGCAAACACTTGAAACATGACCAAAAGCTTAACAATGACCACACTGCATTGGTCTTGGGATAAATGCTCTGACTCTGTAGTTTATATACCCCAACTGCACTTGAGTAGGGGGAgacaccatttaaaaaaaacacacaaatcaTCAGACATGCATCAATCACTACAGGAATATTTGTAATTTCTTCAAAATCAACTTCCCACAAGTCGCCAGATTTAACCTCCTTAAGGGGTGCCCTGTCCGAAGAGACGCACTGTCACTACTTCTGCCGAAGtttgtccctctccttcttcggTGGTGTTCTGCGGTCGACGTCACAGGCTTTCTAAacaccaccgatccatgtttcattttaGTTTTGTCTTGATtatttacacacctggtttccattccattaattatgttcattatttaacccacTGATTTCCGTCTCTGTTTTGTGCGTTATTGTTTGTCATGTGGGTTCTCGTTGTTTGTGCTTTAGTTTATTGTATATGTTCCTTGTTGGAATCTTACCATTTATTTAGTAAATCGTGGATTATTACTCAGAACTGTGTCCTTTTACCAatggcctcacacacacacacacaacacttcaAACTTATCAAATCGGGTGAGAAGCAATGCACATTCCTTCTGATCCGCAGAAGCACAAAAATCTAAACAAGCCCAACCTCTCGTGATCTTCACAGCCTTCACTTTACCCAGCACTCTCTCCACCAGTTTGGATATCTCAAATGGTTTCTTCAATATTGGAAATCTGCTCAACTACTCCTCATTAACAAACTGTACTTCTACTAGATACAAAGGGACATTCTCATCACTGGACATTACTTTTCTCCATTTTCCATTCTTTTGGACAATACTCCAATTTTCCTTGATTCTAGTGCCACTGGATTCAGAATCTACTTCATCCGTCCACTTCCGCCATCTTTTTCCAGCCTGCCCATTTGACCAACTTTTGTTCCTGTCTCAAGTCAGTTCTGTTATGTGCTGTGAAGTACTGCTGATATATTAAGGAAAATTAGGTGGGCTGTTCCACTTTAAGTGGAACAGGCTCCTAACcgactgtgctattttgtgtgttttttttctctcgcattgtttgtaacttgtacataatgctgctgctaccatctcttatgaccgaaaagagcttctggatatcagaacagcaattactcacctcaaactggacaaacactttttctttaatgagtctgacgtGAAGGATATACTGTTTCTcagagaccaggcccaaatccctgtaatTAGCGtgaaaaaaatacagaaatacaggggTGCTTTGTGAGAATTTGTTggcgagtgggtaacccgcctctaccatccgttcttttggccaatgtgcaatcacTGAAAAATAAACGGGATGATCTACACTAAACCAACacgacattcaaaactgtaatatcttatgtttcaccgagtcgtggctgaacgatgacacggataatatacagttggctgggttttccatgcgttggcaggacagaacagctatgTCTGGTAGGACGAGGGGTGatggtgtgtctatttgtcaataacagctggtgcgcaatgtgtAATATTAAAGAGGTTTCGAGGTATTGCTcatctgaggtagagtacctcatgataaactgtagaccacactatctacgaagatagttttcatctgtatttttcgtagccgtctatttacctctacaaaccgatgctggcactaagaccgcactcaacgagctgtataaggccatcaaatcaaatttgattggtcacaaacatatttagcagattatattgtgggtgtagcaaaatgcttgtgttcctagctccaacagtgcagtaatacctaacaatttacaaaaatacacaaatctaaaagtaaaagaatgaaagtaagaaatatataaatattagcaATATCAGAGatgcattgactaaaatacaatagaacacagtatatacatatgagatgagtaaatcagtatgtaaacattattaaagtgactagtgttccattattaaagtggccagtgattcccaGTTTAtttgtatatagggcagcagcctctatggTGCAGGACTGTGTAACCGGGTagaagccggctagtgatggctatttaacagtctgatggccttgagatagaagctgtttttcagtctctcgtcatagttttgatgcacctgtactgacctcgc
It includes:
- the utp23 gene encoding rRNA-processing protein UTP23 homolog, with translation MTIKRQKKAKKNINFYKHNFSFREPFQILIDGTFCQAALKNKIQIKEQMPKYLMGEVQLCTTNCALKELESLKDLYGAKLILQRYQVRNCKHFKNPVSASECLLSMLEGTNPHHYFVATQDQELTAGLKKIPGVPLMYIIVNTIVLDKPSQCSVSHVEAVALGEMVTPAQQQSINSLKEVQGIGQDGERRGKKRKRKISNPNPLSCLKKKKKQPPTQPLKTEKKKRTRQRKRSKPEGGEGPSLKPLPNP